One genomic region from Uranotaenia lowii strain MFRU-FL unplaced genomic scaffold, ASM2978415v1 HiC_scaffold_325, whole genome shotgun sequence encodes:
- the LOC129759935 gene encoding uncharacterized protein LOC129759935, which yields MERMVNRRLVQWIESRKLWSSQQYAFRKGRGVDQYLAELEAALEDPLKKKQHSELALLDLSKAYDTAQKAPILETLAKSFKVLVGGTFSDEKRQQNGVPQGSVLAVTLFLVAMESIFGKIPRGIQV from the exons ATGGAACGCATGGTCAACCGTAGATTAGTTCAGTGGATAGAAAGTCGCAAATTATGGAGCTCACAGCAATACGCATTCCGGAAGGGCAGAGGCGTAGATCAATACCTAGCAGAACTTGAGGCAGCGTTGGAAGACccattgaagaaaaaacaacacTCAGAACTAGCCCTACTTGACCTCAGCAAAGCTTACGATACAGCCCAAAAAGCGCCGATTCTCGAAACGCTTGCAAA GTCCTTCAAAGTCCTTGTAGGTGGAACCTTTTCCGACGAGAAACGGCAACAAAACGGCGTTCCCCAAGGATCGGTGCTTGCTGTAACCCTCTTTCTTGTAGCCATGGAATCAATTTTCGGAAAGATCCCCCGTGGTATTCAAGT